The Actinomyces faecalis genome includes the window GCTCCGAGCCCACCCGCCGCTCCCTGCGGTCCTCAGCCAGCTGGTCGGTGGACCCCTCCGCCCAGCGCTGAGAGCCCGGCCCTGTGGTTCCAGGTGCCGAGCGGGGCAGGTAGATTCGCACCGCAAGGTCCTCGTCCTGGACCGTGAGCATGAGGAGGAAGCCGTGACCGGACTCGTCGTCGACATCGTGGACCTGCCGCGCGCGGTAGGTTCGGTCAAGAACGTCCGTCTCGACGTGACCGCGCCCGCAGGTCTGGGCACGGAGGTCATCGGCGTGCCTGAGAGCAGCGCGATGGTGCTGGAGGCCTCGCTGACCTCGATGGAGGACGGCGTGCTCGTGCGTGGGGAGGCAGACCTCCACGTCCACGGTGAGTGCGTGCGCTGCCTGCGGGACCTGGACGAGGACCGCACGGTGGTGTTCGACGAGCTCTACTTCCTGCCCGAGGCCGCTGAGGCCCAGAAGGCGGAGGGGGACGAGGAGGCGGACGACCTGTTCCTCGTGGGGGAGACGAGCCTGGACCTGGAGCCGGCGCTGCGGGACGCCCTGGTCCTGGACCTGCCCTTCCGTCCCCTGTGCCAGCCGGACTGCGCCGGTCTGTGCCCGGAGTGTGGTGAGCGCCTGGACGACCTGCCCGAGGACCACCACCACGAGGTCCTGGACCCGCGCTGGTCCGCTCTGTCGGCGCTCCTTGAGGAGCCCGGGGAGCAGGGCGAGGGGGACCAGGCCTGATGTCCCGAGGCTCACGCAAGCCCTCCCGCCGACAGGCTCCCCCGGCCCGCACGGACGTCGAGTCCCTGGTCTACCGCTGGGGCTGCCAGATCGAGCCCGCGCTGCTGGACCTCGCGCTGACCCACCGCTCCTGGGCGCACGAGAACGGCGGGCTGCCCACCAACGAGCGTCTTGAGTTCCTGGGGGACGCCGTCCTGCAGATCATCGTCACCGAGGACCTCTTCCGTGACCACCCGGAGGTGCCTGAGGGACAGCTGGCCAAGATGCGTGCGGCCACGGTCTCCGAGCCGGCCCTGGCAGGCGTGGCCCGGGACCTGGGACTCGGGGAGTTCATCAAGCTCGGCAAGGGCGAGGCCCTGTCTGGTGGGAGGGACAAGGACTCGATCCTGTCCGACACGGTCGAGGCTCTCATCGGCGCCACCTACCTTACGGTCGGCCTGGAGCCGGCCCGCGAGGTCGTCCTGCGACTGGTCAGCCGCTTCCTCACCGCAGCGCCCTCGCGCGGCGCGGGCCTGGACTGGAAGACGAGCCTGCAGGAGCTGGCCGCCGTCCACCACCTGGGCAGTCCCAGCTACCGCGTCACCAGCGTCGGCCCCGACCACGCCCGCGTCTTCACCGCCGTCGCCCTCGTGGCCGGCCAGGAACGTGGAGAGGGGACGGGCAGCTCGAAGAAGGTGGCCGAGCACGACGCCGCCGAGGCTGCCTACGCCTCGATCCTGGCCTCTGACGGGGACGGCGGGCTGGAGATCCCCGGCGCCACCGACGCCCTGCGCGCGGACCTGGGCCTGCCCGTCGCTGGTCAGGGTCCCTCTGCCGAGGGCCCACGTGCCTGAGCTCCCTGAGGTCGAGGCCGTCCGTCGCGGTCTGGAACGTCATCTCCTGGGTCGTGAGGTCGGCGAGGTCGAGGTCCTGGACCCTCGGGCGCTGCGCCGTCAGGACGGAGGCGTCAGCGTCTTCCGTGACGGCCTGGCTGGCCGCAGGATCGAGGCCGCAGTCCGTCGCGGTAAGTTCCTGTGGCTGGTGCTCGACGACGGCAACGCCCTGTCCGCCCACCTGGGCATGAGCGGTCAGCTGCTGGTCCGCGGCACGACGTCGTCTCCCGCTCGGGACGACGCCTCGCGGCCGCAGCGGACGTCGCCGGTGTCGGACTTCCTCGGGGACCCGGCGGCTGGGACGGTGGACCTGACCGCGACCCGCGCGCCGAGCCTCGTGCGTGACCTCGATCTCCGGCCGCGGCACCTGCGTGTGCGTCTGCACCTGTCCTCCCGGCGCGGGGACCCGGCCTCTGCTCGTGGGGCTGCGCTCGACCTGGTCGACCAGCGCATGCTCGGGGGGCTCAGGCTCAGCGCCCTGGTGCCTACCGCTGACGGTGGGCCCGGTGGGGAGGGAAGCCGTCTTGCGCTCCTGCCGCAGGATGCCGCGCACGTCGCCCGTGACCTGCTGGACCCGGCTGCTGACCTTGGTCAGGTCCTGAGGCGGATGAGGGCCTCGCGCCGCGCGGTCAAGGCGCAGCTCCTGGACCAGGAGCTGGTCTCCGGGATCGGCAACATCTACGCCGACGAAGGTCTGTGGGCCGCACGGGTCCACGGCGGGACGTCCGGTACCAGGCTGGGGCCACGAGTGGGGACGCGCCTCCTGCAGGCCGTCGCCGAGGTGATGCGCCGAGCCCTGGCTGCAGGCGGGACGAGCTTCGACGCGCTCTACGTCGACGCTGAGGGCGCTGCGGGCTTCTTTGCCCGGGAGCTTCAGGCCTACGGCCGGGCGGGCCAGGCCTGCAGACGCTGTGGGACGCAGATGAGGCGCGAGGTGCTGACGGGCCGGAGCCACACCTTCTGCCCCCGCTGTCAGCGCCCGCAGCGGTAGCCGGGCGGGTCCGGTGCTGACGGGCCCCGTGAGCACGCGCTGAACGCGCTCATCATGCGTGAGCTTGTGTGACGTTGGTCCCCAGCGCTGGTACCCTCTCAGGTATGCCGACTTCCTCCTCTTCCGAGCAGGTCCGCGTCATGATCGTGGACGACCACGAGATCGTCCGGCGCGGAATTGCCGAGATCATCGATCGTGCTGACGACCTTGACGTCGTCGCCGAGGCCGGTAGCCGCGCTGAGGCGGTCCGCCGTGCCGAGCTGGTCCGTCCCGACGTCGTGCTGGTGGACCTCCAGCTGCCGGACGGCACCGGGATCGAGGTGATGGACGACCTGCGGGACGCGGTGCCCGAGGCGCTGCCGATCGTCCTGACCTCCTTCGACGACGACGAGGCGCTGGCTGAGGCCCTGGAGGTCGGGGCCCGGGCCTACCTGCTCAAGACCGTCCACGGTGCGGAGATCTCCGACGTCGTGCGGGCAGTGGCTTCCGGGCGGGTCCTGCTGGACGAGCGCACGGTGACCCGGCGTCGTGCGGACCATGACGACCCGACCGCGGACCTGACCAACGCCGAGCGCAAGGTCCTGGAGCTCATCGGTGACGGCTTGTCCAACCGCGAGATCGGTGAGCGGCTCGGGGTGGCGGAGAAGACCGTCAAGAACCACATCACCTCCCTGCTGGCCAAGATGGGGCTGCAGCGCCGCACCCAGGTCGCGGCGTGGGTAGCCGGCCAGCGCGCCTCCGGCTGGCGGCGCCACTGAGACTGCCCGCAGGCCCAGAATCACAGGGTGAGTTAGGCCACGCGGGAAGCGTTTGGCCCAGCCAACGGCACCCGCCATGTGAAACAGGTCCCGCGCCGTCCGCCGTCGGAGCGGGCCCGGGGCCCGATGACGAAGCTGCCGCCGTGGCGGCGTGCGCGCTCAGCCATGTTGGCGGTCCCCGACCGCCGGGTCACCGAGGGGTCGACGCCGACCCCGTCGTCGCGGCACACGATCTCGACGAAGGGGCTGCCGGTGAAGGGCTCGGTGTTCCCGGTCGCGGCATCGCCTGAGCCCTCGTCAGCGGTCTCGACGCAGTCGACGGGGACGATGCCCTCCAGCTTGATGTCCACCGTCACTGACGAGGCCCGAGCGTGACGGGCGACGTTGCTCAGGCCTTCACGCACGACCGCGACCATGTCGTCGGCGATGTCCGGCTCGACGGCTGCGTCGACGGCGTCGGTGAGCTCGTCCTCGGCCTCGCGCGGTACCTGGGCCAGGCCTCGGCCGTCCACGCTCAGTAGGAGGGAGGGGGCGTAGCCCAGGGAGGTACGAGCCAGTGACGCCTCACGACGCAGCCGCTCGACGAGGCTCACGTCCTCGTCGCGGTCGCGCAACGACCTGACGATGGAGCGGATCTGACGGACGGACTCGTCGACGGCGACCAACGAGGACTCCAGCACCTCGCACACGGCATCGACATCCACGGTGTCGCCGGCCTTGGAGGCCTCCTTGAGATGGTCCTTGACCGCCGTGATCTGCATCCCTGTGGCGAAGAGCTGCTGGATCGCCAGGTCGTGCAGGTCCCGCCCGATCCGGTTACGTTCGCCGAGTAGGAGGGCCATCTCCTCGGCGTGCTGGGCGTCGGCGAGCTCGAAGGCCATCATCGCCTGGCTTGCAACCAGCTCGGCGATCTCCAGGTCCTGGGCGGTGAAGACCGGGCCGTCCTGCTCCCGCAGGAGGAGCATGACGCCCATACCCTCGCCGCGCTGGACCATCGGGGCGTACAGCGCTGGGCCAAAGCGGGCCAGTGCCTCGATCTTCAGCCGTTCACCCTGCCACAGCTCGTGGAGGGAGGGCACGATGAGGCCTGTCTGCTTAGCGAGAGTCTGGAGCGCACGCCCCTCTGCCGGGAACCGGATCCCGATGAGCTCAGAGCTGTGGGCGCCGTCGGCGATCTCGCACACCCAGGTGTCACCAAGACTGGGCAGGATGAGCACGGCAGTGTCCGCGTGAGCGACCTCGCGGACCCGCTGGGAGATGAGGGTGAGCACCTCGTCCTCATCGATACCGGACAGGAGCATCGTGGTCAGTTCCTGGGACACAGCCATCCACTGCTCACGGCTGCGTGCGACGCGGTACAGGTGGGAGTTCTCTACGGCGACTGCTGCCGCTTCCGCCAGCGTGGCGACCGTGGTGACATCCGCCGGGCCGAATCCGCCGGGCTTGTCACACAGGTAGAGTCGGCCGTAGACACGGTCGTGGACCTTGAGCGGGGCCGAGAGGACAGAGCCGGGATCCTCTCCCTCGATGGCACCGGTGAAGGCGGAGGAGCCCATCAGCTCGTTGACGATGACGACCTCCTGCTCCGAGTTGGCGGTGCCCAGCAGCGCCTGGAGGTGCTCGGGAGAGGCTGTAGCCGAGCCTGCTGTCACCGGTTCACTGGACTGTCCCGTGGTGCGTGAGTGCTCGAAGACTGCGATCGTGCCCCAGGCGGCTCCGGTCAGTGAGCAGGCGGAGTCCACCAGCCTGCTCAAGGCATCGGGCACCTTTAACGAGCTGGTCAGGCGCAGTGCGGCGCGCAGGAGGTCGACCGTGGTCTCCTCCAGCGGCTGGGCGACTCTGCGGCTGCGGGTGGAGCCGAGAGAGTCGGAGTGGACGGCGTAGGTCAGTGGGCCCAGGCCGGAGGAGTCCTCGGGGCTGGGCACGCTCGGCAGGGCCATGAGCATCTCGGCGGAGGGCATTCCTGGCACCATGACGCCGTCGTCGCGCTCGGGAAGGCCGCGATCAGGCACGGGGGCTCATCTCCTGCTCCAGGGACCAGCGGTAGGCGGGGTCCTGCTCACTCAGCTCAGCGTGGGTCCCGCGGGCCCGCACGCGGGCGGGCTCTCCCGCCTGGGAACCTAGCACCAGGACCTCCTGGGCGCTGGCGAGGGCGGACAGCCTGTGGGTGACCAGCAGGACACCGCGTGAGGCGTCCGCGGTGAGCAGGTCCTCCACCAGCTGGTCGGCGGTACCGGTGTCCAGGTGCTCAGCGGGCTCGTCCAGCAGCATGAGGGGAGCCGGAGCCGCCAGGGCACGGGCCAGCAGCAGACGGCGCCGCTCACCGCCTGACAGCGCGGTGGCGTCGGTACCCACGACTGTGTCCAGGCCGTCAGGGAGCGTGGTCAGCCAGGGCCCCAGGCCAGCACGCTCCAGGAGTCCAGCAGCCTCCTCAGCGGTGACGGAGCCACGGGCCACACGCAGGTTCTCCAGGACCGAGGTGTCGAAGATGTGCGCGTCCTCCTGGGTGAGGGTGACTCTCTGGGCCACCTGGTCGCGGGGGACCGACCAGGGAACGACGCCGTCCAGGGCCAGCTCACCGGCACGCGGCGGCAGCAGCCCGGCCAGGGTCAGCAGGAGCGTGGTCTTCCCGATGCCTGAGGGACCGACGACCGCCAGGCGGTCACCTGGGCCCAGGTCGAGGTCGATGCCCTCGGCGACGACCGGACCACCGGGCCATCCCACTGCCAGGCCTCGGGCCTTGAGACGAGATCCCTCAGAACCCGGGTCCTGCAGACGCACGGCCGGCTCGCCGGCGGCACGGGGCGTGGGAAGGGCCGTGGTCTCAGCACGGTCGAGCAGCTCGACGACGCGCACGGCCGCTCCGGCGGAGGTCACCAGCTGCACCGAGGCCGGCCCCAGGTTGGCAGTGGCCTCGAAGGCGGACAAGGGCACCAGGACGATGACGGCCAGCCACACCGGAGCCAGGGAGCCGCTGGCCACGGCCGGCAGCCCGACCAGCACCGCTCCGAGGACGGCCAGTCCCATCGCCAGGGTGTCCACCGCGGCGGCCAGGGCCGCCGGCCGTGCAGCCTTGTCCCGGGTCGTGGCGAGGTGACGCTCGACCTCGTCGAGGCCGGTCAGCAGGGCCAGCATCCTGCCTGCCACGCTCAGCTCGCTGCCGCCGTCGATGGCGGTCAGGGCGGTGGCAGCCAGGTCCGTGGCCTGCTCCTGCCGGGCGAGCTCGGCGGCGCGGGCCGAGCGGATGGTGGCCACAGGGCCCAGGACGCCGGCAAGGAGCAGGCAGGCAGCCAGGACCAGGCCAGCGGGCCAGTAGACCAGGCCCATGGCGAGGCTGGTGACCACACCGACCGTGGCGGCCACTCCTGCGGGCAGGAACCCGCGCACCACCAGGTCGCCGACGGCGTCCACGTCCGTGCCCACGCGGGACAGGACGTCCCCGCGACGCAGGCGGGCCACCGTGTCGGTGCGGGAGGAGGCAAGGATCTCGTACACGTGGGTACGCAGGGCGTTCATCCCGCGCAGCGCGGTGTCGTGGGAGACCAGTCGCTCGCAGTAGCGCAGGACCGAGCGGGAGATACCGAACAGACGGACCATGACAGGGGCCACGCCCAGCGCGACGACGTCGGGCATCTGGGAGGCCCGGGCGATGAGCCAGGCGGCGACTCCCGACAGGGCGACGGCAGAGACCAGACCTAGCGAGCCGGTGACCACCGACAGGACGACCCGCCCGCGGTCCAGCTCCAGCAGCGTCAGGGCACGGCGCAGCGCACGGCGCTCGTCACGGGTCAGGAACAGGCTCATCGGGCGACCTCCTCGGGCTCCTCAGGCTGGCCGACGGCGGGGCTGACCGGGGAAGGACGGGCGGTACGGCCCTCGTCCTGGCCGACGGTGGGGTCAGGGGCGCAGGAGACGGTGACGACGTCGTCGGCGAGCGCCAGCACGCTGGGACGGTGGGCGATGACGACGACGGTGCGGCCGGAGGCCCTCAGCGCTGCCAGCCCGTCCAGGACGTGAGCCTCACTGGCTGCGTCCAGGTGGGCGGTGGGCTCGTCCATGACCACCAGGGGAGCGGTCTCCACCAGGGCCCGGGTCAGGGCCAGGCGCTGACGCTGTCCCACCGACAGGCCGGTGCCGCCGTGGCCCACTGGGGTGCTCCATCCCAGCGGCAGGGAGGCGACCACCTCGTCCAGACCGGTGACCTGGGCGGCTCTGACGACCTCCTGGGGGACCGGGAGGTCGGCACCTGCGCCGCTGGTCTCGTGGGAGCCGGAAGGGAGGGTGTTGCTCAGGACCGTGCCGGGCAGGAGGACGGGGCGCTGAGGAACCCACGAGATCTGATGCCACCAGGTGGCCGGATCGATCTCTGCCAGGTCCTGCGCGACGCCGTCGGCGCTGACGACCCGGACGCTGCCTCGCTCCGGCGCCAGCAGGTCCAGGAGGACCTGGGAAGTGGTCGTCTTGCCGGCGCCGGAGGGACCTGACAGAGCGGTCAGCCGCCCGGGGCGGATCGTGGCAGTGAGGTCGTGGGGGGCCCAGGCGCCGCGAGCCGCCACGCTCAGGTGCTCCAGCTCGATCGTGGCGCCGGCCAGGTCAGGAGCAGGCTGCGTACCGGTACGGGGGACCGGGGTCTCCAGCACCTCGAAGACCGCCTGCGCGGCCGCCACTCCGTTGGCGGAGGCGTGGAACTGGAAGCCGACCTGGCGCAGGGGCTGGTAGACCTCGGGCGCGATCATGATGACCAGCAGCCCGGTGGCCAGGTCGATGTGGCCGAACAGAAGGCGGAACCCGACCTCGACGGCGATGATCGCCACGGACAGCGTCGTGAGGAACTCCAGGACCGCGCCGGACAGGAAGGCCACACGCAGGGTGGCCATGGTGGTGCGGTTGTAGGCGCGACCGAGCTCGCGAACGCGTCGTCCCGGTCCGATCTCGCGCCCCAGGGCCTTGAGGGTGGGCAGCCCGGCGATGAGGTCGAGGACCTGGGCACCCAGGCGCTCCATCGCCTCCAGACGGTCCGCCGAGTGCTGCTGGGTCATCTTGCCGATCAGGATCATGAAGATCGGGATGAGCGGGATCGTCAGGACGACGGCGACCGTGGAGGGGACGTCCTGGAGGAGCATGACCAGGCCGGTCAGCGGCGTGACCGTGGCCGCCATGAGCAGCTGGGGAAGGTACCGGGTGAAGTAGGGCTCCAGGTCGTCCATGCCACGGGTGAGCAACGTCGTGGTCTCGGCGCCGTGAGAGGCCTGCCAGCGTGGGCCCAGGGCGGCAGCACGCTCGATGACCAGCCGGCGCAGCTCGATGATCGTGCCGGTGGCAGCCCGGTGCGCACGTGCCTCCTGGACCAGGAGCACCAGGGCCCGCATGACGACGACCACGGCCAGGACACCGACCAGGGGAAGGACCTGTGCCATCGTCTTGTCCTCGGTGATGACCGGGGAGATGACGCGGGAGATGAGGAAGGCCTGCGCGACGACGAGGACGGCTGTGAGCAGCCCGGTCACCGCCGTGGTGAGGATGTAGCGCCGTGCTGAGCGCGCGTGGCGCATGAGGCGGGGGTCCAGTGGCTTCACCGCTCCAGGATAGTGGTCTGCTTTCCGTCGCTTTCGCCCCGCGACAGTCGCTTTGTGTGCTGCCGGCTGCTCAAGCGACTGTTCACAGGCGAAAGCGACGCTGAGGCAGAGACGAAGGCCCGCCCGCCACCCAGCGTTCCTGGATGACGGGCGGGCCCGGTCTGTCACGGCT containing:
- a CDS encoding YceD family protein, whose amino-acid sequence is MTGLVVDIVDLPRAVGSVKNVRLDVTAPAGLGTEVIGVPESSAMVLEASLTSMEDGVLVRGEADLHVHGECVRCLRDLDEDRTVVFDELYFLPEAAEAQKAEGDEEADDLFLVGETSLDLEPALRDALVLDLPFRPLCQPDCAGLCPECGERLDDLPEDHHHEVLDPRWSALSALLEEPGEQGEGDQA
- the rnc gene encoding ribonuclease III, with the protein product MSRGSRKPSRRQAPPARTDVESLVYRWGCQIEPALLDLALTHRSWAHENGGLPTNERLEFLGDAVLQIIVTEDLFRDHPEVPEGQLAKMRAATVSEPALAGVARDLGLGEFIKLGKGEALSGGRDKDSILSDTVEALIGATYLTVGLEPAREVVLRLVSRFLTAAPSRGAGLDWKTSLQELAAVHHLGSPSYRVTSVGPDHARVFTAVALVAGQERGEGTGSSKKVAEHDAAEAAYASILASDGDGGLEIPGATDALRADLGLPVAGQGPSAEGPRA
- the mutM gene encoding bifunctional DNA-formamidopyrimidine glycosylase/DNA-(apurinic or apyrimidinic site) lyase, whose translation is MPELPEVEAVRRGLERHLLGREVGEVEVLDPRALRRQDGGVSVFRDGLAGRRIEAAVRRGKFLWLVLDDGNALSAHLGMSGQLLVRGTTSSPARDDASRPQRTSPVSDFLGDPAAGTVDLTATRAPSLVRDLDLRPRHLRVRLHLSSRRGDPASARGAALDLVDQRMLGGLRLSALVPTADGGPGGEGSRLALLPQDAAHVARDLLDPAADLGQVLRRMRASRRAVKAQLLDQELVSGIGNIYADEGLWAARVHGGTSGTRLGPRVGTRLLQAVAEVMRRALAAGGTSFDALYVDAEGAAGFFARELQAYGRAGQACRRCGTQMRREVLTGRSHTFCPRCQRPQR
- a CDS encoding response regulator, which gives rise to MPTSSSSEQVRVMIVDDHEIVRRGIAEIIDRADDLDVVAEAGSRAEAVRRAELVRPDVVLVDLQLPDGTGIEVMDDLRDAVPEALPIVLTSFDDDEALAEALEVGARAYLLKTVHGAEISDVVRAVASGRVLLDERTVTRRRADHDDPTADLTNAERKVLELIGDGLSNREIGERLGVAEKTVKNHITSLLAKMGLQRRTQVAAWVAGQRASGWRRH
- a CDS encoding GAF domain-containing sensor histidine kinase, with amino-acid sequence MPSAEMLMALPSVPSPEDSSGLGPLTYAVHSDSLGSTRSRRVAQPLEETTVDLLRAALRLTSSLKVPDALSRLVDSACSLTGAAWGTIAVFEHSRTTGQSSEPVTAGSATASPEHLQALLGTANSEQEVVIVNELMGSSAFTGAIEGEDPGSVLSAPLKVHDRVYGRLYLCDKPGGFGPADVTTVATLAEAAAVAVENSHLYRVARSREQWMAVSQELTTMLLSGIDEDEVLTLISQRVREVAHADTAVLILPSLGDTWVCEIADGAHSSELIGIRFPAEGRALQTLAKQTGLIVPSLHELWQGERLKIEALARFGPALYAPMVQRGEGMGVMLLLREQDGPVFTAQDLEIAELVASQAMMAFELADAQHAEEMALLLGERNRIGRDLHDLAIQQLFATGMQITAVKDHLKEASKAGDTVDVDAVCEVLESSLVAVDESVRQIRSIVRSLRDRDEDVSLVERLRREASLARTSLGYAPSLLLSVDGRGLAQVPREAEDELTDAVDAAVEPDIADDMVAVVREGLSNVARHARASSVTVDIKLEGIVPVDCVETADEGSGDAATGNTEPFTGSPFVEIVCRDDGVGVDPSVTRRSGTANMAERARRHGGSFVIGPRARSDGGRRGTCFTWRVPLAGPNASRVA
- the cydC gene encoding thiol reductant ABC exporter subunit CydC; the protein is MSLFLTRDERRALRRALTLLELDRGRVVLSVVTGSLGLVSAVALSGVAAWLIARASQMPDVVALGVAPVMVRLFGISRSVLRYCERLVSHDTALRGMNALRTHVYEILASSRTDTVARLRRGDVLSRVGTDVDAVGDLVVRGFLPAGVAATVGVVTSLAMGLVYWPAGLVLAACLLLAGVLGPVATIRSARAAELARQEQATDLAATALTAIDGGSELSVAGRMLALLTGLDEVERHLATTRDKAARPAALAAAVDTLAMGLAVLGAVLVGLPAVASGSLAPVWLAVIVLVPLSAFEATANLGPASVQLVTSAGAAVRVVELLDRAETTALPTPRAAGEPAVRLQDPGSEGSRLKARGLAVGWPGGPVVAEGIDLDLGPGDRLAVVGPSGIGKTTLLLTLAGLLPPRAGELALDGVVPWSVPRDQVAQRVTLTQEDAHIFDTSVLENLRVARGSVTAEEAAGLLERAGLGPWLTTLPDGLDTVVGTDATALSGGERRRLLLARALAAPAPLMLLDEPAEHLDTGTADQLVEDLLTADASRGVLLVTHRLSALASAQEVLVLGSQAGEPARVRARGTHAELSEQDPAYRWSLEQEMSPRA
- the cydD gene encoding thiol reductant ABC exporter subunit CydD, translating into MKPLDPRLMRHARSARRYILTTAVTGLLTAVLVVAQAFLISRVISPVITEDKTMAQVLPLVGVLAVVVVMRALVLLVQEARAHRAATGTIIELRRLVIERAAALGPRWQASHGAETTTLLTRGMDDLEPYFTRYLPQLLMAATVTPLTGLVMLLQDVPSTVAVVLTIPLIPIFMILIGKMTQQHSADRLEAMERLGAQVLDLIAGLPTLKALGREIGPGRRVRELGRAYNRTTMATLRVAFLSGAVLEFLTTLSVAIIAVEVGFRLLFGHIDLATGLLVIMIAPEVYQPLRQVGFQFHASANGVAAAQAVFEVLETPVPRTGTQPAPDLAGATIELEHLSVAARGAWAPHDLTATIRPGRLTALSGPSGAGKTTTSQVLLDLLAPERGSVRVVSADGVAQDLAEIDPATWWHQISWVPQRPVLLPGTVLSNTLPSGSHETSGAGADLPVPQEVVRAAQVTGLDEVVASLPLGWSTPVGHGGTGLSVGQRQRLALTRALVETAPLVVMDEPTAHLDAASEAHVLDGLAALRASGRTVVVIAHRPSVLALADDVVTVSCAPDPTVGQDEGRTARPSPVSPAVGQPEEPEEVAR